The Ciconia boyciana chromosome 2, ASM3463844v1, whole genome shotgun sequence genome has a segment encoding these proteins:
- the ARF1 gene encoding ADP-ribosylation factor 1, with protein MGNIFANLFKGLFGKKEMRILMVGLDAAGKTTILYKLKLGEIVTTIPTIGFNVETVEYKNISFTVWDVGGQDKIRPLWRHYFQNTQGLIFVVDSNDRERVNEAREELMRMLAEDELRDAVLLVFANKQDLPNAMNAAEITDKLGLHSLRHRNWYIQATCATSGDGLYEGLDWLSNQLRNQK; from the exons atgggaaatatttttgctaacCTCTTCAAAGGCCTTTTTGGCAAAAAAGAAATGCGTATTCTAATGGTTGGTCTGGATGCTGCAGGAAAGACTACTATTTTGTACAAACTTAAACTTGGTGAAATAGTAACTACTATTCCTACTATAG GTTTCAATGTGGAAACAGTAGAATACAAGAACATTAGCTTCACAGTCTGGGATGTAGGTGGCCAGGATAAGATCAGACCACTCTGGCGCCATTATTTCCAGAACACACAAG gTCTGATTTTTGTGGTTGACAGTAATGACAGAGAACGAGTGAACGAGGCCAGAGAAGAGCTTATGAGAATGTTGGCAGAAGATGAGCTTAGAGATGCTGTTTTATTAGTGTTTGCTAACAAACAG gACCTGCCGAACGCGATGAATGCAGCAGAAATCACAGACAAACTTGGACTGCATTCTCTTCGTCACAGGAACTGGTATATCCAGGCAACCTGTGCCACTAGTGGAGACGGTCTCTATGAAGGACTGGACTGGTTGTCCAATCAGCTCCGAAACCAGAAATGA